The Acidobacteriota bacterium genome includes a region encoding these proteins:
- a CDS encoding glycosyltransferase family 2 protein translates to MKRLTVAVPEGTEVFGIPDEVETIKIDSAFSGPAIGTLLDRWKTDYLLLVLPGGKIELGARAVDRFVQVAADTRAGWLFSDFRQRNGDEVTDHPLIDYQPGSIRDTFDFGSVVLLSRRAVDAALHLHGQVAETIQWGGLYDLRLKLSIESQLLRIPEPQYTRGIVDARATGEKIFDYVDPRKRDYQSEMEQLATAHLQRIGAWLAPEFAAVPVTSQTFPATASVIIPVRNRVKTIADAVRSALGQQAEFFFNVIVVDNHSNDETTEVLRQLAAGDSRLIHLQPARTDLAIGGCWNEAVYSEHCGRYAVQLDSDDIYSGEQTLARIVAEFDEGGYAMVIGSYTIVDFELNELPPGLIDHREWTRDNGRNNALRINGLGAPRAFDTSVLRQIGLPNTSYGEDYAVALRISRQYEIGRIYDSLYFARRWSGNSDSALPLVTANRYDAYKDRLRTIEILARQQFNAEKHSR, encoded by the coding sequence ATGAAACGATTGACTGTTGCAGTCCCGGAAGGGACTGAAGTTTTCGGAATTCCCGATGAGGTCGAGACAATCAAGATTGATTCGGCCTTTTCGGGGCCAGCCATCGGCACACTGCTGGATCGCTGGAAAACCGATTATCTGTTGCTGGTTTTGCCCGGCGGCAAAATCGAACTTGGGGCGCGCGCCGTTGACCGCTTTGTTCAAGTTGCCGCCGATACCAGAGCAGGATGGCTGTTTTCGGATTTTCGGCAGCGGAATGGCGACGAAGTGACAGACCATCCGCTGATTGATTACCAGCCTGGTAGCATTCGCGACACTTTCGATTTTGGTTCTGTGGTGCTGCTTTCGCGCCGAGCGGTGGATGCCGCGCTGCATTTGCACGGGCAAGTTGCCGAAACCATCCAATGGGGCGGGCTGTATGATTTGCGGCTGAAACTTTCGATTGAGTCGCAACTGTTGCGAATTCCTGAGCCGCAGTATACGCGCGGCATTGTGGATGCGCGCGCCACGGGCGAAAAGATTTTTGATTACGTTGACCCGCGTAAACGCGATTACCAGAGCGAAATGGAGCAATTGGCAACGGCGCATTTGCAGCGCATCGGAGCCTGGCTCGCGCCGGAATTCGCCGCTGTGCCTGTGACCAGCCAGACTTTTCCGGCCACAGCCAGTGTCATCATTCCCGTTCGCAATCGAGTCAAAACCATCGCCGACGCTGTCCGTAGCGCGTTGGGGCAGCAAGCAGAGTTCTTTTTCAACGTCATCGTCGTGGATAACCATTCCAACGATGAAACAACAGAAGTGTTGCGGCAACTGGCGGCTGGAGATTCTCGGCTGATTCACCTGCAACCCGCCCGTACGGATTTGGCCATCGGCGGTTGTTGGAACGAGGCTGTCTATTCCGAACATTGCGGGCGCTACGCCGTGCAGTTGGATTCCGACGACATTTACAGCGGCGAACAAACCCTGGCGCGCATCGTGGCTGAATTTGACGAGGGCGGATACGCGATGGTCATTGGTTCATACACCATCGTGGATTTTGAGTTGAACGAATTGCCGCCTGGTTTGATTGACCACCGCGAATGGACGCGAGACAACGGCCGCAACAATGCGCTGCGGATCAACGGCCTCGGCGCGCCTCGCGCATTTGATACTTCTGTGTTGCGTCAAATCGGGTTGCCGAACACCAGCTACGGCGAAGATTACGCCGTCGCGTTGCGCATCAGCCGTCAGTACGAAATCGGCAGGATATACGATTCGCTGTATTTCGCCCGGCGCTGGTCTGGAAACTCCGACAGCGCGTTGCCGTTGGTCACGGCGAACCGTTATGACGCTTACAAAGATCGGTTGCGAACGATTGAGATTCTGGCTCGGCAACAATTCAATGCGGAGAAACACAGCCGATGA
- a CDS encoding SpoIID/LytB domain-containing protein, producing MKPIERQPIVSVGLMASVETVRFELKGEFVDSTGVRFRADGYQSVAACDRVEIIDADGRRFSAGEELRLKPISDDSLFVIRDVVIGIDFHWEQTHDQQFQGALRLKLGADKRLAVINEIPVEAYLTSVISSEMSATADAELLKAHAVISRSWLLAQMKQWKRPRIKCEPKIETVNGERQLIRWYDQETHTDFDVCADDHCQRYQGITKASSLKVFDAIQATFGRVLEFEGELCDARFSKSCGGMTESFDAAWADECYAYLAVSYDGETFPAEFTLPLSVEANAEAWIRSSPPAFCNTIDSKVLGKILPDFDQATRDFYRWRTTIAQAELQELLQRKLGIDFGAVLRLEPVERAESGRLRKLRIVGERETLVIGKELEIRRALSPSHLYSSAFVIETSETGSNAPDGFTLIGAGWGHGVGLCQIGAALMAERAYGFEQILGHYYHGAQLQALYSN from the coding sequence ATGAAGCCGATTGAGCGCCAACCAATCGTTTCGGTTGGGTTGATGGCGAGCGTCGAAACAGTCCGGTTTGAGTTGAAAGGCGAGTTTGTTGATTCGACCGGCGTTCGTTTTCGCGCAGATGGGTATCAATCCGTCGCTGCCTGCGATCGAGTTGAGATCATTGACGCCGACGGCCGACGCTTCAGTGCAGGCGAGGAACTCAGGCTGAAGCCAATTTCCGATGATTCCTTATTTGTGATACGCGATGTGGTTATCGGGATTGATTTCCACTGGGAGCAGACACATGACCAACAATTTCAAGGCGCGTTGCGGTTGAAACTTGGCGCAGACAAACGCTTGGCAGTCATCAATGAAATTCCCGTCGAAGCTTACTTGACCAGCGTCATTTCCTCGGAAATGAGCGCGACTGCCGATGCCGAATTGCTGAAAGCGCATGCGGTGATTTCGCGCAGTTGGTTGCTGGCGCAAATGAAGCAATGGAAACGTCCGCGCATCAAGTGCGAACCCAAAATCGAAACCGTCAATGGTGAACGCCAGTTGATTCGCTGGTACGATCAGGAAACCCATACTGATTTCGACGTTTGCGCGGACGATCATTGCCAACGCTATCAGGGAATCACGAAAGCCAGTTCGCTCAAAGTGTTTGACGCGATTCAGGCGACGTTCGGACGCGTGTTGGAATTTGAAGGCGAATTGTGCGATGCGCGTTTTTCCAAATCCTGCGGCGGAATGACGGAAAGCTTTGATGCGGCATGGGCGGATGAATGCTACGCCTATCTGGCCGTGTCCTACGACGGCGAAACCTTCCCGGCAGAGTTTACGTTGCCACTATCTGTGGAAGCGAACGCTGAAGCATGGATTCGCTCTTCGCCGCCAGCGTTTTGCAATACGATAGATTCGAAAGTGCTCGGTAAAATCCTGCCTGATTTCGATCAAGCGACGCGCGATTTTTACCGCTGGCGCACAACGATTGCGCAAGCCGAGTTACAGGAACTTTTGCAGCGTAAGCTCGGAATTGATTTTGGCGCGGTTTTGCGGCTCGAACCGGTCGAGCGGGCCGAATCCGGTCGGTTAAGGAAACTGCGAATTGTTGGCGAACGCGAAACGCTGGTTATTGGCAAAGAGCTGGAAATCCGTCGCGCGTTGTCGCCCTCGCATCTTTACAGTTCGGCGTTTGTGATTGAAACTTCCGAAACCGGTTCAAACGCGCCGGACGGTTTCACGCTGATTGGCGCTGGCTGGGGACACGGCGTGGGACTTTGCCAAATCGGAGCCGCTTTGATGGCTGAGCGCGCATACGGCTTTGAGCAAATTTTGGGGCATTATTATCATGGCGCACAGCTTCAAGCGCTTTATTCAAACTGA
- a CDS encoding DUF4922 domain-containing protein produces MNWEPRLLSEPELQKWYGTGSSSDQVNLNTLTKALLQQQYATWPMLRDATNALAQVRYKEFSVAGSTVRAQFNPARIVSTAAKVDAASISNRPCFLCADNLPPEERGIAFGDELVVLCNPFPVLRDHLVIASREHTPQAIAGNLGAMFDLARELGEKWFVLYNGPRCGASAPDHFHFQACTRAEVPLFADFDFWLRRNSTEVGYVVNHNYRFKVMACGGDNRQELVDWLERAVGHLAAVAKADAEPMLNLMATFQNDQWAVFILPRGKHRPACYDAEGDAKLTISPAAIDLAGVVVVPQHDHFERVTAENLEAIFAEVGLSDEQMIDWLQRINRDKEMPK; encoded by the coding sequence ATGAATTGGGAACCGCGCCTGCTCAGCGAACCAGAGTTGCAGAAATGGTACGGAACCGGGAGCAGTAGCGACCAGGTTAACTTAAACACTTTGACCAAAGCGTTACTTCAGCAGCAATACGCCACTTGGCCAATGCTCCGCGACGCCACGAACGCACTAGCCCAGGTTAGGTACAAAGAATTTTCGGTTGCAGGCTCAACCGTGCGCGCGCAGTTCAATCCAGCGCGCATCGTTAGCACTGCAGCCAAAGTGGACGCCGCGTCAATCAGCAATCGCCCCTGTTTTTTATGTGCGGACAATTTGCCGCCGGAAGAAAGGGGAATTGCCTTTGGCGACGAATTGGTTGTGTTATGCAATCCCTTTCCGGTGTTGCGCGACCATTTAGTGATAGCCTCTCGCGAACATACGCCGCAGGCGATTGCGGGCAACCTCGGCGCGATGTTCGATTTGGCGCGGGAACTCGGCGAAAAGTGGTTTGTGCTCTACAACGGCCCGCGCTGTGGAGCTTCCGCGCCCGATCATTTTCACTTTCAGGCCTGTACGCGCGCCGAAGTTCCGTTGTTTGCCGACTTTGATTTTTGGCTTCGACGTAACTCAACCGAAGTTGGCTACGTCGTTAATCACAACTATCGGTTCAAAGTGATGGCTTGCGGCGGCGACAATCGGCAGGAATTGGTGGACTGGCTTGAGCGCGCCGTTGGCCATTTAGCTGCAGTCGCCAAGGCCGATGCTGAACCGATGCTGAACCTGATGGCTACGTTTCAAAATGATCAATGGGCGGTGTTCATTTTGCCGCGCGGAAAACATCGCCCTGCATGCTATGACGCCGAAGGCGATGCGAAATTAACTATCAGTCCGGCGGCAATTGATTTGGCTGGCGTCGTTGTTGTGCCCCAGCATGATCATTTTGAACGCGTTACGGCTGAAAACCTGGAAGCGATTTTTGCCGAGGTCGGCTTGAGCGATGAGCAAATGATTGACTGGTTGCAGCGAATCAATCGCGACAAGGAGATGCCAAAATGA